In the genome of Limnothrix sp. FACHB-406, one region contains:
- a CDS encoding YqiA/YcfP family alpha/beta fold hydrolase: MRHLYLHGFASGPGSFKARALTDRFQQHQIALEIPDFNEGGFTGLTLSRQIQQVQALINQTPEEPIGLIGSSFGGLTALWLAEQCPQVQRLGLLAPALGFPQSWHDRLSPDQLDQWQRSGQLMVYHYTAGKELPLGLGFWEDAQRYDQSKLQRVLPTVILHGRADRTVSIELSQQWAASHPWVELIELETDHSMGDAIEPIWQTIERFFQLLNPPQALH, translated from the coding sequence ATGCGCCATCTCTACCTGCACGGTTTTGCTTCGGGCCCCGGTTCATTCAAGGCCAGGGCTTTGACCGATCGATTCCAACAACATCAAATCGCCCTTGAAATTCCCGACTTTAATGAGGGGGGATTCACCGGACTGACCCTCAGCCGCCAAATTCAGCAAGTGCAAGCCCTGATTAACCAAACGCCGGAGGAACCGATCGGGCTGATTGGTTCGAGCTTTGGTGGCTTGACGGCCCTGTGGCTGGCGGAACAATGCCCCCAGGTGCAACGGTTGGGGCTGTTGGCTCCGGCCTTGGGATTTCCCCAAAGTTGGCACGATCGCCTGTCGCCGGATCAGTTAGACCAATGGCAAAGGAGCGGCCAGTTGATGGTCTATCACTACACGGCGGGGAAAGAGCTGCCCTTGGGGTTGGGCTTTTGGGAAGATGCCCAGCGCTATGATCAGTCCAAGCTTCAGCGGGTGTTGCCAACGGTGATTTTGCATGGGCGGGCCGATCGCACGGTGTCGATCGAGCTAAGTCAGCAGTGGGCAGCGAGCCATCCTTGGGTGGAGTTGATCGAACTGGAAACAGATCACAGCATGGGCGACGCGATCGAGCCAATTTGGCAAACGATCGAGCGATTTTTTCAGCTCCTCAACCCTCCCCAAGCACTCCATTAG
- a CDS encoding Spy/CpxP family protein refolding chaperone: MKFWNLNRLQITLMAMAAVATVGTAALVPLANAQAGPDDDWMSQMDDRPGPGGPGGPDGGPPGGQRGGRGGPGGMLRDLNLTTEQTQKLDQVREQFRSRMDQQRTAIDTVRQEMGRLMAGSASADQLRQQHNRLQAEMQKMGDLRFESMLAMREILTPAQRQQLAQRMQERGPGRRHGGPDGQGGPGGRDRQGQPNSQGGQGWNRQGQPNNQGQPNNQRPQ, encoded by the coding sequence ATGAAATTTTGGAACTTGAATCGCCTTCAGATCACCCTCATGGCCATGGCCGCCGTCGCCACCGTGGGAACTGCGGCCCTGGTGCCGTTGGCCAACGCCCAAGCGGGGCCCGATGATGATTGGATGTCGCAAATGGACGATCGCCCCGGCCCGGGCGGCCCCGGCGGCCCAGACGGTGGCCCTCCCGGTGGTCAACGGGGCGGTCGGGGTGGCCCCGGCGGCATGTTGCGCGACCTGAACTTGACCACCGAACAAACCCAAAAACTCGATCAAGTGCGCGAACAATTCCGCAGCCGCATGGATCAACAAAGAACCGCGATCGACACCGTTCGCCAAGAGATGGGCCGCCTGATGGCCGGCAGCGCCAGCGCCGACCAACTGCGCCAACAGCACAACCGCTTGCAGGCGGAAATGCAAAAAATGGGTGATTTGCGCTTTGAAAGCATGTTGGCCATGCGGGAAATTTTGACCCCGGCCCAGCGACAACAATTGGCTCAACGGATGCAGGAGCGCGGGCCCGGCCGGCGACATGGCGGCCCCGACGGCCAGGGTGGGCCCGGCGGTCGAGATCGGCAAGGGCAACCTAATAGTCAAGGTGGCCAGGGCTGGAATCGGCAAGGACAACCCAATAACCAAGGGCAGCCTAATAACCAACGGCCGCAATAG
- a CDS encoding phycocyanobilin:ferredoxin oxidoreductase, whose product MTSEMSLEAPIKPGSLRDRLHPTITAVANAIEQIWQSELTLEPYQMPEDLGYVEGTLEGEKLIIENRCYQTREFRKIHLELAQVGSALDILHCVMFPRSTFALPMFGSDLVAGRGQLSMAIADLSPVMDDRALPSPYDQALSALPELVFSQERTFPSWGTIFSAHCLFVRPENAQEEAQIVTRIGDFLRLHCQQAIALSPTEDTAEIAAIEMGQRRYCQQQLQNDKTRRVLEKAFGADWADRYMTTVLFDVV is encoded by the coding sequence ATGACTTCTGAAATGTCTTTAGAAGCGCCTATCAAGCCAGGTTCCTTGCGCGATCGACTGCATCCCACCATTACCGCCGTTGCCAACGCGATCGAGCAAATTTGGCAATCGGAATTGACCCTGGAACCCTACCAAATGCCCGAGGATTTGGGGTATGTGGAAGGAACCCTAGAAGGCGAAAAATTAATTATTGAAAATCGCTGCTACCAAACTCGCGAATTTCGTAAAATTCACCTGGAATTGGCGCAAGTGGGCAGCGCTTTGGATATTTTGCATTGTGTCATGTTCCCTCGATCGACCTTTGCTCTGCCCATGTTTGGATCTGATTTGGTGGCTGGACGGGGGCAACTGAGCATGGCGATCGCGGACTTGTCACCCGTTATGGACGATCGCGCCTTGCCCAGCCCCTATGACCAAGCCCTCAGCGCCTTGCCGGAATTGGTTTTCAGCCAAGAACGAACATTCCCCAGTTGGGGCACTATTTTTTCCGCTCACTGCTTGTTTGTGCGGCCCGAAAATGCCCAGGAAGAAGCACAAATTGTGACCCGCATTGGTGATTTTTTGCGGCTGCATTGTCAACAGGCGATCGCCCTTTCTCCCACAGAAGATACCGCTGAAATTGCCGCCATTGAAATGGGTCAGCGGCGCTATTGCCAACAACAACTGCAAAACGATAAAACCCGCCGCGTGTTGGAAAAAGCCTTTGGAGCCGATTGGGCCGATCGCTACATGACCACTGTTCTTTTTGACGTTGTATAG
- a CDS encoding pyridoxine 5'-phosphate synthase, giving the protein MLTLGVNIDHIATIRQARRTVEPDPVAAAVLAELGGADGITVHLREDRRHIQERDVRLLRQTVRTHLNLEMAATDEMVAIALDIKPDYVTLVPERREEVTTEGGLDVVGAVDRLGDVVEALQDAQIPVSLFIDADSKQIEASAKTGAKFIELHTGRYAEAHSPEERRKELGILAQGAWRAREAGLRVNAGHGLTYWNTYEVACIDGMEELNIGHTIVSRAALVGMERAVREMKEILQRAALDIKFRR; this is encoded by the coding sequence TTGCTGACCCTCGGAGTCAATATTGACCACATTGCCACCATCCGCCAAGCCCGCCGCACCGTGGAGCCGGATCCGGTGGCCGCGGCTGTTTTGGCAGAATTGGGGGGTGCGGATGGGATTACGGTACACCTGCGCGAAGATCGCCGCCACATTCAAGAGCGCGATGTGCGTCTGTTGCGGCAAACGGTGCGCACCCATTTGAATTTGGAAATGGCGGCGACCGATGAAATGGTGGCGATCGCCCTGGATATCAAGCCGGATTACGTGACCCTCGTGCCTGAGCGGCGAGAAGAGGTGACCACTGAAGGCGGCCTGGACGTGGTGGGGGCGGTCGATCGGCTCGGAGATGTGGTGGAAGCCCTGCAAGATGCCCAGATTCCCGTCAGCCTGTTCATTGATGCCGACAGCAAGCAAATTGAAGCCTCTGCCAAAACGGGCGCGAAATTCATTGAGCTGCACACGGGTCGCTATGCGGAAGCCCACAGCCCCGAAGAGCGGCGCAAGGAGCTGGGAATTTTGGCCCAAGGCGCTTGGCGGGCCCGGGAGGCGGGCTTGCGGGTGAATGCGGGCCACGGCTTGACCTATTGGAACACCTACGAAGTGGCCTGCATTGACGGCATGGAAGAGCTAAACATTGGCCACACGATCGTCAGTCGGGCGGCGCTGGTGGGCATGGAGCGAGCGGTGCGCGAGATGAAGGAAATTTTGCAGCGGGCAGCGTTGGATATAAAGTTTCGTCGCTAG
- a CDS encoding HetZ-related protein, with amino-acid sequence MNAQLATAPQVRRPSSPVPAATVALSLVPAPADASAQVQMLLDEVMNSVGQMPTRAIATVERILNEVSRVCQKSDRIQASGQVDDWALSLARHRLQKCLAYYKRGSERGRVELHSTLSAMVYRYIAPAQAELSFQARYTLIEDFMQAFYIESLRAFRRENDLLETYQPRTRLELAEYLSFAEQYAKRRISLPGCRNQQLIVLRAKSFARRQPPEVAIDMELAVEGGKGEEAEQYARSSAVQQVREQMVSEAIDPAEAVLRDRILNELVDYLRNQGHHDCVDYLALKMQDLSAPEIDEVLGLSPRQRDYLQQRFKYHVERFSRMHNWELVHQWLGADVDDRLGMSGALWTLFWEELTPEQQQLVQLKQAQKDEKTIGKAIGCTPKQVQKRWFKLLTFAWQVRNGEVTLLQEA; translated from the coding sequence GTGAACGCTCAACTGGCCACCGCCCCCCAAGTCCGCCGCCCTTCCAGCCCCGTTCCCGCCGCGACCGTTGCCCTCAGCCTTGTGCCAGCCCCCGCCGATGCCAGCGCCCAAGTACAGATGTTGTTGGATGAGGTGATGAATTCGGTGGGACAAATGCCCACCCGAGCGATCGCCACAGTTGAGCGCATCCTGAACGAAGTCAGCCGTGTTTGCCAAAAGAGCGATCGCATCCAAGCTTCCGGTCAAGTGGACGATTGGGCCCTGTCCTTGGCTCGTCACCGGCTTCAAAAGTGCCTGGCTTACTATAAGCGCGGCTCCGAGCGTGGCCGAGTGGAACTGCACAGCACCCTCAGCGCCATGGTCTATCGCTACATTGCTCCGGCCCAAGCGGAACTGAGCTTCCAGGCTCGCTACACCCTGATTGAAGATTTCATGCAAGCGTTTTACATCGAATCCCTGCGGGCCTTTCGGCGGGAAAACGACTTGCTTGAGACCTACCAACCTCGCACCCGGCTGGAGTTGGCTGAATATCTCTCCTTCGCGGAGCAATATGCCAAGCGCCGCATTTCCCTGCCCGGTTGCCGCAACCAACAATTGATCGTGCTGCGGGCGAAAAGCTTTGCCCGTCGCCAACCGCCGGAAGTGGCGATCGACATGGAATTGGCCGTGGAAGGGGGCAAAGGCGAAGAGGCTGAACAATATGCCCGCAGCAGCGCCGTGCAGCAAGTGCGCGAGCAGATGGTTTCGGAGGCGATCGACCCGGCGGAAGCTGTCCTGCGCGATCGAATCTTGAACGAACTGGTGGACTATTTGCGCAACCAAGGTCACCACGACTGCGTGGATTACCTGGCCCTGAAAATGCAAGACCTGTCTGCCCCGGAAATTGACGAAGTGTTGGGCCTCAGCCCTCGCCAGCGGGACTATTTGCAACAACGGTTTAAGTATCATGTGGAGCGCTTTTCCCGGATGCACAACTGGGAATTGGTTCACCAGTGGCTCGGGGCCGATGTGGACGATCGCCTAGGGATGTCCGGTGCGCTGTGGACCTTGTTTTGGGAGGAACTGACCCCCGAGCAACAGCAACTAGTGCAACTGAAGCAAGCTCAAAAAGACGAAAAAACCATTGGCAAGGCGATCGGCTGCACCCCCAAACAGGTACAAAAACGCTGGTTCAAGCTGCTGACCTTTGCTTGGCAAGTGCGCAACGGTGAAGTAACGCTGCTGCAAGAGGCCTAG
- a CDS encoding ATP-dependent helicase, with protein MVITSSRDEIAWQRLRDGLRPGQREIADWAGGPLAVSAVPGAGKSTGMARAAALTIARFQLDARRQLAVVTFTRSAAAHLKAKIRESLQILGLPRQGFTVQTLHGLALQIAGRNPELSGMERDRTLVSPDRQHRLIANAVDDWITQNPSLYGLLLEGLEFDGEEAERLRRLSVLRTDLLPELMLTVVREAKSSGLKPADLQHMGQAPELAADRYPGLAIAAGLYEAYEAQLQRRNAIDYDDMILAALRVLADPEAASLWRSRIFAVFEDEAQDSSPLQARLLEQLAIDPATNAVNLVRVGDPNQAINSSFTPADPVFFRRFCEACRSQGRFAQMDRSGRSSPIILEAANVLVQWTNDREFPRLTQQIGTRSALPPFELQCIQPAEPNDPQPNANPTPLGLGLELVRPADIHQSIAQIGQRAIDLWAKAPDLSLAVLVRTNDQGRWVAKSLGDRFGDRLNLYEVGASDRQSHVPGEMLTLLQFLDRPHSPQYLKALLRVLVDRQRIPTQDLDSLAAQPEQFLYPGPLDPPLAEPARQARRICAGILAARLHLPHYALLSFLAMTLGYDRAELATTDKLIETLVQRDRGDQRLETTLNNLAEIVSNETFAPVEAEELPESPYTRPGQLTIITAHKAKGLDWDGVFLPFLHSDYFSTEARVPLQMEFLGAFNLGDCLRAQIRDRVHGAAKLPPIAIATHQARWLKVAEEYRLLYVAMTRAKRLLWMAAEQQAPFTWNKPENLTTKTPCPAFLALETDFPECKRSAP; from the coding sequence ATGGTCATCACCAGCAGTCGAGACGAGATCGCTTGGCAACGGTTACGGGATGGTTTGCGGCCGGGCCAGCGGGAAATTGCTGACTGGGCGGGCGGGCCCTTGGCGGTTTCGGCGGTGCCGGGCGCGGGCAAGTCCACGGGCATGGCCCGAGCAGCGGCCCTGACGATCGCCCGGTTCCAGTTGGACGCGCGCCGCCAATTGGCCGTGGTGACCTTTACCCGATCGGCCGCGGCCCACCTGAAGGCCAAAATTCGCGAATCCCTGCAAATATTGGGCCTCCCGCGCCAGGGATTCACGGTGCAAACCCTCCATGGGCTGGCCTTGCAAATTGCCGGACGCAATCCGGAACTGTCGGGCATGGAGCGCGATCGCACCCTGGTGTCTCCCGATCGCCAGCACCGACTGATCGCCAATGCCGTGGATGATTGGATTACCCAAAACCCATCTCTTTACGGGCTGTTGCTGGAGGGGTTGGAATTTGACGGGGAAGAGGCGGAACGGTTGCGGCGACTGTCCGTGTTGCGAACGGATTTGTTGCCGGAGTTGATGCTAACGGTGGTGCGCGAGGCCAAAAGCTCGGGTCTGAAACCCGCAGATTTGCAGCACATGGGCCAAGCACCGGAGCTGGCCGCCGATCGCTACCCGGGTTTGGCGATCGCGGCGGGTCTCTACGAAGCCTATGAAGCCCAACTGCAACGGCGCAATGCGATCGACTATGACGACATGATTTTGGCGGCTTTGCGGGTTTTGGCGGATCCAGAGGCGGCTAGCCTCTGGCGATCGCGCATCTTTGCGGTGTTTGAGGACGAAGCGCAGGATTCCTCGCCCCTGCAAGCGCGGCTGTTGGAACAATTGGCGATCGACCCGGCCACGAATGCGGTGAACTTGGTGCGGGTGGGCGATCCCAATCAGGCGATTAACTCCTCCTTCACGCCGGCCGACCCAGTATTCTTTCGGCGGTTTTGCGAAGCCTGTCGATCGCAGGGACGGTTTGCCCAAATGGATCGATCGGGACGCAGCAGCCCGATCATTCTGGAAGCGGCCAACGTCCTGGTGCAGTGGACGAACGATCGGGAATTTCCCCGCCTCACCCAACAGATTGGCACTCGATCGGCCCTGCCACCCTTTGAGTTGCAATGCATTCAACCAGCAGAACCCAACGACCCCCAGCCGAACGCCAACCCAACGCCGCTCGGATTGGGGCTGGAGTTGGTGCGGCCCGCCGATATTCACCAATCGATCGCCCAAATTGGCCAACGGGCGATCGACCTGTGGGCCAAGGCCCCCGATCTCAGCTTGGCGGTTTTGGTGCGCACCAATGATCAGGGGCGCTGGGTGGCCAAATCCTTGGGCGATCGATTTGGCGATCGGCTCAATCTTTATGAAGTGGGAGCCAGCGATCGCCAATCCCACGTGCCCGGGGAAATGTTGACCCTGTTGCAATTTCTCGATCGGCCCCACTCACCCCAATACCTGAAGGCCCTGCTGCGGGTTTTGGTCGATCGACAACGAATCCCCACCCAAGACCTGGACAGCCTGGCCGCCCAGCCCGAACAGTTTCTCTATCCGGGGCCATTAGATCCACCCTTGGCAGAACCGGCCCGCCAGGCCCGGCGCATTTGTGCTGGCATTTTGGCCGCCCGGCTGCATTTGCCCCACTATGCCCTCCTGTCCTTTTTGGCCATGACCTTGGGCTACGATCGCGCCGAGCTGGCCACCACCGACAAATTGATCGAAACCCTCGTGCAGCGCGATCGGGGTGACCAACGGCTAGAGACCACCCTGAACAACCTCGCGGAAATTGTCAGTAACGAAACCTTCGCCCCCGTCGAAGCCGAGGAGTTGCCCGAATCCCCCTACACCCGCCCCGGCCAGCTCACCATCATCACCGCCCACAAAGCCAAAGGCCTCGACTGGGATGGGGTCTTTTTGCCCTTCCTCCACAGCGACTATTTCAGCACCGAAGCGCGTGTGCCTTTGCAAATGGAGTTTTTGGGGGCATTTAACTTGGGCGACTGTTTACGGGCCCAAATTCGCGATCGGGTGCATGGAGCCGCCAAACTTCCCCCGATCGCGATCGCCACCCACCAAGCCCGTTGGTTAAAAGTGGCCGAAGAATATCGCCTGCTTTACGTGGCCATGACCCGGGCGAAGCGACTGCTGTGGATGGCGGCCGAACAACAGGCTCCCTTCACCTGGAACAAGCCCGAAAACCTCACCACCAAAACGCCCTGCCCTGCATTTTTGGCTTTAGAGACAGATTTTCCCGAATGCAAGCGATCGGCTCCCTAG
- the der gene encoding ribosome biogenesis GTPase Der produces the protein MSLPVVAIVGRPNVGKSTLVNRFAGDQSAIVFDQPGITRDRTYRPAFWGDRDFLVVDTGGLVFDDDTEFLPLIREQAMAALSEAAVAIFVVDGKQGPTDADREIADWLRRQPKPVLLAVNKCESPDQGLAQASLFWELGLGEPFAVSGIHGNGTGDLLDAALRYLPPVDQLPEEPELNIAIVGRPNVGKSSLLNAFVGENRAIVSPISGTTRDSIDMMVERNGKRYRLIDTAGIRRKKMIDYGPEFFSINRAFKAIRRSDVVLLVIDVLDGITEQDQRLAGRITDDGRACVLVVNKWDAVDKDSTSIYEYERELRSRLYFLDWAEMIFTSAVTGQRVPKILELVDRAAEQHRRRVSTATINEVLEDALRWHSPPTTRQGKQGKIYYGTQVSSQPPAIALFVNDPHRFNDNYRRYIEGHFRKELGFEGTPVKFFWRGKKTRDAERTTNRATRV, from the coding sequence ATGTCTCTTCCGGTGGTGGCGATCGTGGGACGGCCCAACGTAGGCAAATCGACCCTGGTGAATCGGTTCGCGGGGGATCAATCAGCGATCGTGTTCGACCAACCGGGGATCACGCGCGATCGCACCTATCGGCCGGCATTCTGGGGCGATCGGGATTTCCTGGTGGTGGATACGGGCGGGCTGGTGTTTGATGATGACACGGAGTTTTTGCCCCTGATCCGCGAGCAGGCGATGGCGGCCCTGTCGGAGGCGGCGGTGGCGATTTTTGTGGTGGATGGGAAGCAAGGCCCCACCGATGCCGATCGGGAAATTGCCGATTGGTTGCGTCGCCAACCGAAGCCGGTGTTGCTGGCGGTGAACAAGTGTGAATCACCGGATCAGGGCTTGGCTCAGGCGAGTCTGTTTTGGGAATTGGGATTGGGTGAACCCTTCGCGGTGTCGGGGATTCACGGCAACGGCACGGGAGATTTGTTGGATGCGGCGCTTCGCTACCTGCCGCCTGTGGATCAGTTGCCGGAGGAACCGGAGCTGAACATTGCGATCGTGGGGCGGCCGAATGTGGGCAAGTCCAGTTTGTTGAATGCCTTTGTGGGCGAAAACCGGGCGATCGTCAGTCCCATTTCGGGAACCACTCGGGACTCGATCGACATGATGGTGGAGCGTAATGGCAAGCGCTACCGGCTGATCGACACCGCCGGGATTCGCCGCAAGAAAATGATCGACTACGGCCCAGAATTTTTCAGCATCAATCGGGCCTTCAAGGCCATCCGTCGATCGGATGTGGTGTTGTTGGTGATTGATGTGTTGGATGGCATCACGGAACAAGATCAGCGCCTGGCAGGCCGGATTACCGATGATGGGCGAGCCTGTGTTTTGGTGGTGAATAAGTGGGATGCGGTGGATAAGGATTCCACCTCAATCTATGAATATGAGCGGGAATTGCGTAGCCGTCTCTATTTCCTAGATTGGGCGGAAATGATTTTCACCAGTGCCGTGACCGGTCAGCGAGTCCCGAAGATTTTGGAATTGGTCGATCGCGCCGCTGAGCAACATCGTCGCCGGGTTTCCACGGCCACAATCAATGAGGTGTTGGAAGATGCGCTGCGTTGGCACTCGCCGCCAACCACCCGCCAAGGCAAGCAGGGCAAGATCTATTACGGAACCCAAGTCAGCAGCCAACCGCCAGCGATCGCCCTGTTTGTGAACGATCCCCACCGGTTCAACGACAACTATCGCCGCTACATTGAGGGCCATTTCCGTAAAGAATTGGGCTTTGAAGGCACTCCGGTGAAATTCTTCTGGCGCGGCAAAAAGACCCGCGACGCAGAACGCACCACAAACCGTGCAACCAGGGTTTAG
- a CDS encoding pentapeptide repeat-containing protein, producing MANPEHLVLIEQGADVWNRWRRANPNVYPNLREADLSKVNLQQFDLSHADLCMANLEGANLQRASLRKTNLYTANLSGVNLRESVMRHVDFREATLRRADLCMSVVRESDFSRADLREASLYTANLKGIKLREADLSRCDLREANLGMADLREANLREANLSLAIVCLANLVGANLYCANIRMANLSLANLCMASLMSANLDEATLIGANLIGANLYMATLRDAILREADLREVTLSQVDVSGANLMLANLSMANLREAKFHGANLEGANLHRANLYSASFEGALMAAAIMPDGHKHE from the coding sequence ATGGCAAACCCCGAGCACCTCGTGCTGATCGAGCAAGGTGCAGATGTTTGGAACCGCTGGCGACGCGCCAACCCCAACGTCTATCCCAACCTCCGCGAAGCCGATCTCAGCAAAGTTAACTTGCAGCAATTTGACCTCAGCCATGCGGATTTGTGTATGGCGAATTTGGAAGGGGCCAATTTGCAGCGGGCCAGCCTTCGCAAAACCAACCTCTACACGGCCAACCTATCGGGGGTGAACCTGCGGGAATCGGTGATGCGTCATGTGGACTTTCGCGAGGCAACCTTGCGACGGGCGGATCTGTGCATGAGTGTGGTGCGGGAGTCGGACTTTAGCCGAGCTGATTTGCGGGAAGCTAGTCTTTACACGGCCAACCTGAAGGGAATTAAGCTGCGGGAGGCGGATCTCAGCCGCTGCGATTTGCGGGAAGCGAACTTGGGCATGGCAGATCTGCGGGAGGCGAACCTGCGGGAGGCTAATTTGAGCCTGGCGATCGTCTGTTTGGCCAACTTGGTGGGGGCCAACCTATATTGCGCCAATATCCGCATGGCGAATCTCAGCTTGGCTAACCTCTGCATGGCCAGCTTGATGAGTGCCAATTTGGATGAGGCGACCCTGATTGGGGCGAATCTCATTGGGGCCAACTTGTATATGGCAACGCTGCGAGATGCCATTTTACGGGAAGCGGATTTGCGGGAGGTGACCCTCAGCCAGGTGGATGTGTCCGGGGCGAATTTGATGTTGGCTAACCTGAGCATGGCCAATTTGCGAGAAGCGAAATTCCATGGGGCGAATTTGGAAGGAGCCAATTTACACCGGGCGAATCTTTACTCAGCTTCCTTTGAGGGCGCTCTGATGGCGGCGGCGATTATGCCCGATGGCCACAAGCACGAGTGA
- a CDS encoding sigma-70 family RNA polymerase sigma factor produces the protein MLGKALYAQLGRWQRTAVLAVATDDRSIVQRAAGGDARAFQHLYRQHQARVRATLYSLCDADGLDDLVQEVFLRVWRGLPRFRGSASFSTWLYRITWNVASDRRRELAKNRARRLEPTADPDLSERAIEQAIDPRTQDKSPLSQLHYQDLVQRSLAILGFEARAVLVLCDLEDVSQKEAAEILGIPVGTVKSRLFYARAQIRQFLQQQGVEL, from the coding sequence ATGCTGGGAAAGGCTCTCTATGCTCAATTGGGTCGCTGGCAAAGGACGGCGGTTTTGGCGGTGGCCACGGACGATCGCTCGATCGTGCAACGGGCCGCTGGTGGGGACGCGCGGGCCTTCCAGCATCTCTATCGCCAACACCAAGCTCGGGTACGCGCCACGCTCTATTCCCTCTGCGATGCGGATGGTTTAGATGATTTGGTGCAGGAGGTATTCCTGCGGGTTTGGCGAGGGTTGCCGCGTTTTCGAGGGTCGGCCAGCTTTTCCACTTGGCTTTATCGAATCACTTGGAATGTGGCCAGCGATCGGCGGCGGGAGTTGGCCAAAAACCGCGCCCGCCGCTTGGAACCGACGGCGGATCCTGACTTGTCGGAACGGGCGATCGAACAGGCGATCGATCCCCGAACCCAAGACAAGTCCCCCCTCAGCCAACTGCACTACCAAGACTTGGTTCAGCGATCGCTGGCCATCTTGGGGTTCGAGGCCAGGGCCGTGTTGGTGTTGTGTGATCTCGAAGATGTTTCGCAAAAGGAAGCGGCGGAAATTTTGGGAATTCCGGTGGGAACCGTCAAATCGCGGCTCTTTTACGCCCGGGCCCAAATTCGGCAGTTTTTGCAGCAACAGGGGGTGGAACTATGA
- a CDS encoding MgPME-cyclase complex family protein — translation MTTYHFCLASRHFLLEEEPLEEVLKERTRNYHEREQEIDFWLVEQPAFLEAPEFKEMKQQCPQPSAAIISTNPTFITWLRLRLEYVATGQFEAPSKSIPEPLKSLAPVSAS, via the coding sequence ATGACCACCTATCACTTCTGTTTGGCTAGCCGTCATTTTCTCCTGGAAGAAGAACCCCTTGAAGAAGTGCTCAAGGAACGGACGCGCAACTATCACGAGCGGGAACAGGAAATTGATTTTTGGCTGGTGGAGCAACCGGCATTCCTGGAAGCTCCTGAGTTCAAGGAAATGAAGCAGCAATGCCCCCAACCGTCGGCGGCGATCATTTCCACCAACCCCACCTTCATCACCTGGTTGCGGTTACGGTTGGAATATGTGGCGACGGGCCAGTTTGAAGCGCCTTCTAAGTCGATTCCGGAACCGTTAAAGTCGTTGGCTCCCGTTTCGGCCAGCTAG
- a CDS encoding ABC transporter ATP-binding protein, with product MELESWIVEAHNIRKTYRTGFWLNQLVTTLRGVSLAVRSGETFCLLGPNGAGKTTLLKILLGIANPTVGSGTVLGRPLGDRAVKQRVGYLPENAYFYDHLTGWEYLEQAAALFQIPRAVAQKRIVELLDWVQLSETAARKKLMKQYSKGMLQRVGMAQALINDPEVIFLDEPMSGLDPIGRHQFREIVLTLKERGKTIFFNSHILSDVEQVCDRVAILAQGELLCVGSLDELLGPSSTYRVVGRGGTPEAIASWLTEADFQGDHWRGLLKGDPAEFLRAIDQAQAQVLSLNLQRPSLEDFFMNLIRDRQVRPS from the coding sequence ATGGAACTGGAATCCTGGATTGTTGAAGCCCACAACATTCGCAAAACCTACCGCACTGGTTTTTGGCTCAATCAATTGGTCACCACGTTGCGGGGCGTGTCCTTGGCGGTGCGATCGGGCGAGACCTTTTGCCTGTTGGGGCCCAACGGGGCGGGCAAAACCACCCTGCTCAAAATTCTGCTGGGAATTGCTAACCCAACGGTCGGGAGCGGCACGGTGCTGGGGCGGCCCTTGGGCGATCGAGCCGTGAAGCAGCGGGTGGGCTATTTGCCGGAAAATGCCTATTTCTATGACCACCTCACCGGTTGGGAATATTTGGAGCAGGCGGCGGCCCTGTTTCAAATTCCGCGTGCCGTTGCCCAAAAGCGCATCGTGGAACTGCTTGATTGGGTGCAACTGTCCGAAACGGCGGCCCGCAAAAAACTGATGAAGCAATATTCCAAAGGCATGTTGCAGCGGGTGGGCATGGCCCAAGCGCTGATCAATGATCCGGAGGTGATTTTTCTGGATGAGCCAATGTCGGGCCTTGACCCGATCGGGCGGCATCAGTTTCGAGAAATTGTGCTGACTCTGAAGGAGCGCGGCAAAACGATTTTTTTCAATAGCCACATCCTCTCCGATGTGGAGCAAGTGTGTGATCGGGTGGCTATCTTGGCTCAGGGGGAGTTGCTCTGTGTGGGATCTCTGGATGAACTACTGGGCCCCAGCAGTACCTATCGTGTTGTGGGCCGAGGGGGGACACCGGAGGCGATCGCGTCGTGGCTGACGGAGGCGGATTTTCAGGGCGATCACTGGCGCGGTTTGCTGAAGGGCGATCCGGCTGAGTTTCTGCGGGCGATCGACCAGGCCCAAGCCCAAGTGCTGAGCTTGAACCTTCAACGCCCTTCCCTGGAGGATTTTTTCATGAACCTGATCCGCGATCGACAGGTTCGCCCCAGTTAG